Sequence from the Terriglobia bacterium genome:
CACAGTCATCACCCGGAAGGCCTATGGTGGTGCCTATTGCGTCATGGCCTCCAAGCACATTCGCACCGATGTGAACTATGCCTGGCCCACCGCCGAAATCGCGGTCATGGGGCCCGAAGGCGCAGTCAACATCGTGTACAAGCGCGAGCTCGATAAGTCACAAAATTACGCGGAAAACCGTGCGGGGAAGGTCGAAGAGTTTCGCGAGCGCTTTGCCAATCCCTACATCGCGGCAGAACGGGGCTTTGTCGATGCCGTAATTCGTCCCCGCGACACGCGTA
This genomic interval carries:
- a CDS encoding carboxyl transferase domain-containing protein is translated as TVITRKAYGGAYCVMASKHIRTDVNYAWPTAEIAVMGPEGAVNIVYKRELDKSQNYAENRAGKVEEFRERFANPYIAAERGFVDAVIRPRDTRKKLIQALEMLDTKRDKNPSKKHGNIPL